TGGGTGACGTTAGCTTTTACCTCGCGCTGATTCCACTATGGAAGTCGATCTCCATGTGTAAGTATTACGATCATCTTTGTATACCTCAAGGATTTGATTGAACCCACCGCCTCTACTTTGCTACAGTCATGAAGAACAATTTCATCGTCGGAGCAACGATCCTAGTTACCAGCGTTTTAGCTCCCACAGTGTGGCACCTTTGGATCTACAACAATTCGgcaaacgccaacttttactTCGGCGTCACACTCATCTTCTGCACTGCTCAGGTTCGTATCGAAGGAATGCTACCGCACTCTACAGCGTGCTCTGATCCGTTAACTATTTGTTGTAGATCTTCCTCATCACCGATCTCTTCTTCGGGTACATCAAACGGGAGTTCTGTCTTAAGCACGGTATCCGTGTGCTAGTCGATGGCAAAGAGGCCCGCATCACGCTAGAATATTAACAACACAAAAGCAATGAATTAGGTGAACTTAACTGAATAACAAATACTAATAGAAAGCATACAAAGACGTATTTTAATTGATAGAAaataacggaacggaaattccCAGTAAAAGAACACTTTTTTTGTTcacaatttttctttttattgacttttcatcaaaaaagAGCATTGcatttttgcttcacaattTTATACCTTTTTTATGTCATTTCGAGGGATTTTTTCTCTCCTACTCGGAGTTTTCTAGTGTTTTCCGCTCCCTCTCGGTTTCATCCTTCTTCAAACTCGTCAACGCGATTCCCGTGCGCGGCCCGTATTTACTCGCACCCGATGACCCGATAGTCCTACTAGTCCTGGCTTTGTCTTAATTCGTTACGTTTTGCTTCAGCTCGGTCAACCGACCCAGCCCATCATATCATATCTCATCTCTCGGGTCGCGCACACTCGTTGTTTTAAGTAACAAGCGCCACCTGGTATCGCTTCTGCCTTTGGTTTTCCGGTTTGCTTCGATAATCGATCCCTTAtcggagaggaaggaggaatgaAGATTTAAAGGACaagtggttggttggattgtGTTAATGATTACTGTCTCCATCTACACCGGCCACACAGAAGCACACAAAGGTAACATTCACATTTTAAacagacatacatacacagtttcttatggttttgtttttcttcgacATTTACAAAGCTTCTCTCGTGGTTAAGAATGTGCCAATGCGGTTTGTGAAGCCACCTAGATGGGGGTGGAAAGGAATAGAGCTTGAAATTCGGACTAGGAACCCCTTCTCcgatcattttttttatttccgttAACGTGTTAACGCAAAAAGCGTTAATGTTTACGTAACGTTCAAATGCATGTGTTACACTACGGGGCTCATTAATACTCATTGTTTCTTGCTACACTTTCGAACGGTTTGGGCCTTTCACTATCTGCTATGGCGTCTATTGCTACACAACCCGAACCCTATCATACGCGCTGCTGCGGGTGTTGATGGTCACTCCATCGCTAATATGCATTGCAGCATTGTCGCATTCAATGCGTAGAATTGATTACTTCTGAATCCTAACACTTTCACATTGCCTATACTCAAACCAGGGCCTGTGTGCCAAGAACCCTCTCCGGAATTGTTGGCTGTAATACATCCCTCTATTGCGCTTCTACTCGAATTTCGACACGAATTTGCGCTTTCCAATCGTTTCTCTGTCTCAGggaatataaaaatgaattcgtGACGTGAGTTGTTTAAGGGAACTCTTAATGGAGCAAGTATAGTGCACATGActagaaaaaaataacgaacATCTCACTGCTCGTCGGAATGAAGAGAAAGTTCATATATTATCGCGCCATCCGAGGGATGCGAAGGACATGATTTGCTTACCTCGAACTTAATAGAATTACCTTCATACTCACTCGTTGACTGATGCACAGTTATAGGTTTGAAAACTCCTCATAGCGATCCGTCTTCAGCTCTCGTACATACTCTATTGATGCTCTGTGAGCAAGCTGAGGCCTCACTGgtatcgtcttcatcgtcaacCAACTTTCCACCAACGCTGTCCCTTCTGTACTTTGAAcgtgtttggtttcgttttgaacGAGATCACAACGCCTACCATATGGGTGCGATTTACGCCACTTCTCTTGTCGCAAGCATCGGCACGCAAGGAGTTGGTCTTAAGATTAGAATATAAGAATTGCCTCACGCCACACGTCCCCCTACCTGAAACGCTGCGTCTTAAAGTGTACCCTACAAAGTGCACGCCATTCTATCGCGACCCTAGAACCCGCTTTCAACTCCTGTAATGTTATTCGTTATCAGGCTTTAACTGCGATGCGAACCACCAACAACGTCCTCTATTATTCGCCTCCCAGGATATTCGGCTACTGTTAACCTGGCTAGAGTATCCTACCCTGCTCCCCATCCACGCGGCTCTCTAAGGTTTtaaattcttcttcttttttggcgTATTAGAATATGTGGCCACCAATTAAAAGCATTGGCTGTGCTGGCAACAGTATCTCATTCGGTCCTCAAAACATCCAACAAAACTAACGCGGATTTCTTGATCATCCATCCAGTCCACGTAGCATACCTTTCATCTCTGCATTGCGTCTTCGCCTTGGATCATGGGGGTTTGCTTCATCTTTTCCTAGACCCGACTGTCCTCGTAGACTAAACGATACCACGGCGAAAGCCATACGCTCAAGGACATGCTTCGCTGAATCGTTATTATAATAACGTCCGCATCTCTCctaaaaccagcagcagcaaacgctctGTCTCGGCGTGTGCGGATTTTATTTCAAATAAACCAGAAATAAAGTCCCCCTAAAACTCGTGTGGAAACCTCTTACTTTGGCCTTGAAAATTTGATTGTTCAACAGGTTTTTGTGCgcttattcctttttttgaaGGGGTCATCATATAGCCGCCGCATCATAATAGCTCGCTTCCAAGTTCATTTTAGGGCGAATACTTCCATTGGTACAGCAGCCTACCACTATGTCTTCCCCCAAATGATTCCAACAACTTTCGTTTCCACAGTAAAGTGTCCAAAACCGTTCTTTGCGACTGTTATCAGTTTTGGGTCTCGATCGAGGTGAAAGAGCAACCGTGCtggttgtttcgttttctgtGCTGTACTGTTCTTCTGTAAGTTTATTTTAACTTAATTTCAtgttttaatatttgaaatttaCTAAATCAACGACGAAGCACACTTACAACATACTTCAGAGGAATGTCGTCAAAAGAACCGCTGTTAAAGTGTACGTTAAAAGATGCATCACATTTTATAGCGATCGCATAATCTGCTTCCAACTCCTATAATTCGTTATCAGGCGTGAATTATACAACTATATCGCGTCCCACCGACTAATGCATTCGCCGCAAACACGAGAATTTGTCTTTGGCGAAAACTCGATCACAAACATCGTCATTTTGGCGAAGAATGCAGATATTGCGAGATGAAGGCCTTCTTAAGCAGTAAAGAATAAGAAACATCCGAGTATTTGCAACTAGAATGATCATGTCCGGTTTTCGCAGGATTACTAATAACCATTTgcgtgccgctgctgccactcaCCACCATTCccatggacgacgacgacgacgacgtttaaTTTCTCTCTGCTGACACCTCCAAAGAATGGTAGGTGAACAAGTAATCGCCAAACAAGAAGTTTGGCACGACACACAtcggttttcattttttttgttaggatttcattttcttcatcttcgatAATGTTCAAATTAAGCACTATTACAAAATTCTTCAATTTTATCTGTCTCTGCTTTCTCCTCTGCCTACAATCTTCTCAACTAACTCAGCGTCCGCTCCTCCTCTTTTCTCCTTGGGGGTTTACGCACCGCACTTCCCAACGTGAACGTGACCAAAGCAACATCAGAACCAGGTGCAGCCGGGGAAAGCTTTGGGACATATCCACAAGGAACGCCCTAAGTTCTCACATTTATCCAATATCTCACCGATTCCGAGCACTGAGCGGTGCACACCGATAACAGTACAACACACGAGGGATTGGACGGGAGGTTTCCGTCGTTCGATCAATCATTCACTCTACTTTTCCCTGTTCTCGACGATTCGGTCACTAATGCTAGCTGTTCGACACAAACATGACACTTACATGTTCGTTCTCAAAACAAGCAGCTCTTCTCTTCGAGTAACTTTGATGTGTGCGGGTGGGTATGAGTGTCTGTACCGTAGATAGTAGTAGATAGTAGGGTAGAGAGTGTTTggatttgtttcttgttttgcaTTGCGAAGTAGTTTCTCCTGTCCCTGCCCTACGCTTAAAATGTGGCAAACCAATGAAGAATAAAAAGGAGCCAGCTTTTACTTCACTTTCCTAAACGCAAGACGGACGGGACGGGGTGGTGTCTCACGGTTCCGTATTcttgtggttggtttgctgctgtcTTCTGTCCTCTGCACTGAGGTGGGAGATCATTTTGGTTCAGCTGGACCCCTCCATTTCCACCACACGCCGAGCGAGTCCTTTCCTCTTCAATTTCTACCAGTTAAgaagcctctctctctatcaggACATACAAGCAGACATTCATCACCCACTTCCTACCTGCCCGCCGCCCCtatctatctgtctctctgtgctcTCCCTCCAAAATAGGGATAAAAAGTTCGATGCAATCATCAGTTGAACAGGCATCATTCCTCCACGGTTCAAAGGTACTGGTACACAGTAACGTGCGTTTTATTACtcctttttccttcaaatCGGCTAATGCTAAAGGTTTGTCTGTCGGGCGGCGCGGCTCGCCCAcccacgcgcacacactcgtcACGCgcttgttactgctgctgctgctcctgctctaTCTTTACGTGGCGGgttatgtgtgagtgtgtgtttagtgGTGTATTGCGTGCCTGCATACACGAACATCAGACCTTCACCTTAATCTCCCTATTATCCTGCTGTATTTTGccatcatttcttttcttcaaatgTTTCCTCAACCTTCCTTCTTTCACGCCCACTACTACGCCACTGATTAAGATTAGGTTTACTATGTTTGCTTCTGTCAGTTTtcttcttgtgttttttttttgaatatttttgtgttttaatcaGTTATATTTAGGGATAATAGCTTTTAAAgtaaatgaaattttcatttttttcattcctttcctcctccgccgacttctctccttccctttcttgcAATCAAGATCCTCCTGCGTCCGCTTCTGTCCTATTTCTCTGTATCCtgcgtttgttgctgtttgtatGTTATATCATTAGAGCTTGAATCGGGGTTTGCTGCTTGCCGAGATCGCCGTCGCTGCCATtgctccgccgccgccggcaccaacaacaccagcggTCACGCCAGCTCCGATCGGCGGTACCACGGTCCCAACACTGTATGGTGAGTGACCACCGATTAGTGCTgcagccgtcgccgctgccgatgAGGCTGCCGCCGAGTTGTAATAGTTTTCCTGCAACACGTAGCCTGCGGTAGTGGTGGCACTGCCACCGGTCGCCGACTTCAGCATGGTCGATTTGGTGGTTTCCGCAAAGgtcaactgttgctgctgctgctgctgttgctgcgcatGATGATAGTGTTGGGcctgtggcggtggctgctgttgctgcgctaccgctgctggctgcggctgctggggATGGTGGTTCTGATGCGGATGGTTGTGATGATGAGGCGGTgcatgagggtgatgtgccaCTAGTGCCGCCGCCtgatgatgagaatgatgggaaagatgttgttgttgctgctgctgctgttgctgttgcggcgaCTGATGGtttagttgctgttgttgttgcggttgctgctgctgctgttgttgttgctgttgctgatgatggtggtggggtggtgatgatgcattgGCTGCGGAGGACTGATGTGGCAAGCGGAAATACGCCgcagtgttgttgttactgccACACCACGACGAGTAACCCGACTTCTAATCCCGACCCTTATTTTCTGTGCAGTCGCGACTCAAGTGGCCGATCTTGCCACAGCTGTAGCAAGACTTGTCGCCCGACGGACAATTACGAGAAATATGACCACTCTTGTTGCAGTTATAGCACGACACGTTCATGTCACGGTCGCTCTTCTCCGGGCAGTTGCGAGCCAGATGTCCGCTCTGGTTGCAGTTGTAGCAGCACGAATCGTCCGGCGAGAGGCTGCAGTCACGGGCAATGTGACCACTTCCTGTGAATGAAACAGAtgggacaaaaacaaaaccaaatgttAGCACAATTCATGATTCATCTTAAACCTTCTCTTTTTTAGTTTCCACTTAAAGAACCGcagaaaatgatttaaaaaaccgATTTTCACTCTTCAGAACCATCGGTTGTTACACAGGATACAATTACTTGGTGTGCCCTCCTGATATCAGTATACTACTAAAACCGAATACATCTCACCACCGCTTAGGTACCGCGCGATTTATAATGattattctttctttttgaaaACGGATTATCATTGTGTTACGAACAAATTGCAAGTTGTGCAAAACTTTGCCGAAAGAAACGCAAGAGTTGCTAGATAATAAAAATCCATGATTGTACCATTTCgcccggaacggaatgaaTATGGAACGGCTGCATCGAAACTACCAATTACACTCTCTTCTTCCATGCCATGCTATCTTGCGCAAAAAAGCCGCAACACTCGGCTGGTTGCATCAGTCGGTGAGCACACACGTATGCAAAATGATAATCAATTATACCCATTATCTTCCCCCCGGTAAAACGAGATAATGTAGATTGCTGCGGTGAATGGGATGGATActaggtaaaaaaaaaagatgtttcgaaaaacatcaaaatcatccatccattcacaAGGGGTTACAATCCACAgttcctactactactagaaaACGGTGTATAGAATGGGTCCACGTCGACATGTTCCCCACTGTACAGAGTTGCAACAACGCGGTTGAAGGCGCCCTtgaaattaaatgcaaaagCAATGGGGAGATATTAAGCCCTCTTTAGAAAGCGTATGTAGAGATTCGGTTGACTGAATAATGGCGcaacaaaaaggaataaaTCCAATCTTCTCTCATGGCTTatcaaacacaaaaagcagataaaaaaatgtaacataAGGTTTCGCCAAACAGGAGCATGATAAACATGATGTCGTGGCATTTCATCGCTAATCAAATATGCATAAAACTCAAAGCCGGTTGGTGTGATGTAAAGCAGCCTAGGTCTAGAATAGAACCGTTATGGcctaagaaaaaaaatgcaaaattttcTCAGCAACCCATGTCAGTGTGTTCGAGGTGTTTTGAGTGCGCACACGGATTTCGTTGTATGTGAAACCGGCGACTTGAaaacgagtgtgtgcgtgtccgtacGCATCGCCATTTTACGTTTCACGCCACTCTTTGCCCTCTTCGAGCAATCGAATGCATCTGTTTGTGTGCATTCTAACCGGTCGCCGGTAACCGGCAAGGGTGCTGCGTGTGTATGGGTGACTGCAATCGAAAAGCAGGCGATTATGAAAGAGATGTCGACGTTAGGGTGGCTGGATGGTAGGCTAGCTATAGCAgagaaaatggtttcgatCGAAACGAGGGCTACGGAAAATGAagggcaataaaaaaaatagaaaggaAAAATCACGCCTCGGCGATCCAACCCCCAAACCAAAGCGTTTTCAAACAAGTTTCTCTACTTTGAAACGCTTGAGGTTCGACGAGCAAGGCTTTTCACCCCACCCTAGATAAAAACTATATATGGCGGTCTTGGACTGTATTATGCTTGACCGGGAAGTGTGGGCGCTTGAAAACTATGTTGCATGCTACATTTACATCTTATATTAGAAAGATAGTTCAGATGGCTATGGTGCCTTGTGACTTACCGTTacagcggtagcagcggtcCAGATCCTCCTTGCAGTCGCGGGCAAAGTGTCCCATCTGGTTACACTTGTAGCACTTCTCACGGCGCCCGAAGTCACGACGGTCGCGCGGTCCACCGACGCCACGGCCtgggccgccaccgccaacgttCTGGCAGTCACGGGCGTAGTGACCCGGACGGTCACACTTGAAGCACGTATTTGTCGACATCATCTTGATGGCTTGTTGTATTGTAGGTTTGTGTGTTTACTCGAAAGAAAACCCTCCTCTTTATTAAACTCTCTGATTCTGTTTCACACGATTAGTGTAAAAAACGATGATCCGACGACGCTGTTTGTGGTTACTGTAGGAAATACAGTTTTTCTTTGGCGATTCAAAGGCTGCTGCGCTTCAACTCTCTTCCTTcgtccgtctctctctttctctcttcccttctttctctctcacactctgcGGAATAAAGATTAGGTACCATTTTGAGGATGATTTGTTGTCGGCTCGGATGTTGGACTAGTACAGGGATCGATCGTAGGGTTGTGGTTTTGGTTCAGGcttgttgaagaagaagaaccaatACCGAACGCTGGCGACCATAGTCAGGACAACAACAGGAACCGGGGGGAAGATATTGATGCCTCGTGTTCAACAAAGATGATGTCGTCGCGCCGAGTAAAGCGTGTCGAGAAGAGTTGGCACACAGTCAGGAAAAAGAATATctggcacacgcacgcacgcacgcacgcacacacacacactcaaccacacacatatatatatacgcgCGCGCAAGGAActaacacacacgcgagcgctgGTTTGTGGCGCCTCTATAGAAAATGAGAGAACCGCACCACTGGTTTCCCACGATAAAATAGCTCAGGAATCATCAGCGAATATGTCTGCGTCAAAATCGGAGCCTTCTGGCATATGCTGCGATCTCTGGAGATGCCCTATTCCAAGAGGCTACATGATGGCGAGaaataacgacgacgacgacgtcgacggcacCGTCGAAAGCGGAAGATACCAAGATGTCGGCCGCGCGCGTGTGGTATGTGTATGCGTGGCACACACTACACCGTTCGATGATGGGGGTTGGCTTTTCTCTTTAGCTCTGACGCGTAATTCCTCGCGagacgggtttttttttcgatcgacTCCTCTACAACGCGGCGGCCACCGCGGCCGGGAAGCATTTTTTTAGCGGAAACATGTCCATGAGTGTTTGTTCAGCCTGTACTTTTCTCGCATTATCCTgtctcctgcctgcctggctggctggtggtgctgctgctgcggccatcgaggcgcgcgtctgtgtgtgtttgtgcggccGCACGatggctgccgttgctgcgttGGCCGCTAGCCCGGGATACTTGTGCAACGACGAAGTAACCCGTGACCTTCACGATATTTTCCAGTAAAATTTTCCACGCCGATAGCGgacatattttcattttctctccctttctctctttctctctcgacgGATGCGCGGCGCCGCCAACTCCTCCTCATGTCCCTTCTCACTCGCcctcttctccacctcctcctcttcctcctcctcactctTTTGCACCCTGCGCTCTTCCTTGAGCCCTTCCTCCTCTTACCAGTACCCAtcaaccttccttcctcctttcatccttccttctcttgctCTCAACACCCCGTTCGCTTCTgacctccttcttttccttctttttttcttccgtacCGCGAGATTCCGATCCGTTTGATCCGCGAATTGCGCTTCTAGCGGAAGTGGCCGAAAAGATGCTCGTTGAATCGCGATGTACAGCAAATTTGCTTCAAAATGTGCTACCGTCGCTACCGCCGGCGGCGGAGCAGTGCGCCAccttcttttgccttttctcgGTTAGCCAAACTCTACAAATCATCTTTGGGTCACAGGCTCGGCGGCGGAGCGCTTCCGCGTCCATCGTCCGGGGCTGCAGGAGAAGACCGCTGCCATCACGGATCTCGGAGCCGattcgatgtgtgtgtgcctcgttTTTTCACGGGGGTCTTTCACCCAGAATTAATACAAAGTCCCACTCCTCATCCATACCTTGCTGCACgcctccctcctcctcgctCTGTCTCGCACCGAACCGACTCGACTTGGTCACGCTGACGacggaaaaacttttccaagtTTTTCACCGTTGCttaactttttccaaaactgcACACTTGCTGTAGCAAAACTTCTTTTCTCCACTTCAAAAAttctccgctgctgctccgactGCTGCTCACGCTCTGAAAAATCGAAGCGCCGATTCGCCGAGCCTACTAGGAACAGGAAGTCGCCTTTCACTTCCTCTCTTGCTTGCTCCAAGCCAATCGCCACTTGCAGCTGCCCCTTTCTTGCACCGGTAGCCAACGACATCGGAAGCGCTTTTGAGTTTGGCCGTCATCAGCGCCAGCGAAACGCACtttgctctctttcactcctCAACAGCAGTCGTACGCCTCCAGCTCACAGTAGGCGGTGTGCCACACTCTGGTGCGAGCGAGATGGATATAGCGGTCGCGCGAAACACGCGGTTCGCTAGACGAGCGGTTGAAGTTGGGTTTCTTCTTGAACACAGCGGTCGCTGCTGATGCCGGGCGTGCAAGGTGTCTTTCAACGATCACGGCAAGTCCCTCTTCGCACAGTGTTATGCAATTTTATAGAGTAATTTTATAAACGctataaaatgaaattcctgTTCCAAATATCAACGCTTATTTCTTCCAAGCGAACAGACGGCATTTTTGATCACCTTTCTTCTAGGGTTCTTTGATTCACCCtagaatttcaattttaccTAGAATTTCACCtagtttgatttgatttgaaagtGATGAATCGCCCGGTTggattttctttgaaaaacacaacaaatagCCACTACTACATCTCATATTCCAAcgatgttttattgttttatgctagattttattctttttccacggatataaaaataatattataaTCTGTGATACAAGTCCAACGAAGGGATAAAAACATACAACAATTATACAATTTTAAATACAAACGTTTCAGTGAAACCCGGAAATTGCcttcctttcactttcacactCCCAAACGGCCGACCATCAATATGCTGCACGTGTTAACGgatttgttctgtttgttcaTGTTACACCTCATTCGACGTGGTACATCTAGATACTGCTCCACCATACGGATGTTGGATGTCGAGTTCGCGCCTAAATCAAATTCATCTACCTTCACCAGTAAGTTTGCGGCCgaggaaagaatgaaaaacaggCCGGGCTCTCCAGACAGAACTTTTGCTAATTGTGCTACATTATTCCCAACGAACCTCACACGTTCAGGTCATAAAAATATAACTTTCACTGTTCCTTTCTAACAGCTGCATTCTACTGCATGCCCAGCAGTGTTGGATCGTACAAAAAACATTGATAATCATCCAATCTGTATCTGATTGGCTGAGTGGTGACATCAAAATAAGATTTCTGCACGACCTTCCATTTTAAATTGCTCTACTATTGACTACAAAGGTCTACAAAATAAGGGTTTCTCGAGGGGATGTTTGCGCCGCTTCGCTTAAGCGCTGCCAACCTGCTGGCTGAGTCTTTCTTTTAATGTCGGTTTTCCATATTTGGTTTATCTACTGTTTTAACAACGACACCTAATCTGTTCCATCGACCGGCTGCATCATATGCCCGACCGTTGTATGCCACGTTAAGGTTATctgattttctgcttctttggCCTCACTATGCCTGCACAAATGAACCCGAACGTGTATAAAAATATAACGCAGATCAATATGGTTTTAACATATGCTTTCGCCTTCCTTGCGCTCTAGCCAtcgatttgttgatttcatttctGAATCCTTGGGATTTAGTTTACATTGCATCACAATGGCCGGAGGCCAGTGTGTTGCTGGAGGTGTACCTCGGACAATGGAACAGAAAGCTAAGGAGTATTTCGACTGAACCAACCACCGGAGAGAACAGATAGCCACGATATCAAACACTGAACACGGGAAGAAACACATGTAAAGGGCGTGTTTGGGTAGAGACGGTAGAGTGGTTGGTTCAAGATAAAACGCTTAAATACATCAAATCATTTTGTCGCTACTTGCGCTTCGCGCTCCCCTGCCTGCTCCTCTCGTATTCACACTTCTAGCAACTTTACACGATTACACTTTTTTGAATTTTATGTGATCTTTTCacgtttctttttgttttttttccttccgttgTTGGTACAACTTTAGTTGTCAATGGGTTTTAGTATGCTACTACATTAAAATGGCGCATGCCATGGGGTTCGTtacatcgtttttttttagttattttttattccattttccttttagGTATACAAcgaaaccaacgacgacgtaAAACCATAGGTTATGCAAAAACGGGTAATATCATTTGGTACGTAAACgacacatcaacaacaagagggacgaagggttttttttttggggggggggtgataAAGACCGACGAACGATAAGATCATTAGTTGCGCCGGTGGCTCATGATTCCGAAGCGTTTAGCAAGAGCGTACCCCACACGTGTGTTATCCTTGTGGGGTTCTTGCTTCTACAACGCTGCTACTACAGCTTTTCACAGCAACGGTTTGTTTGAGCTGGAACCTGGAACCTAACATATTGGCTAGTATCAAATCCATCTGCAGGGCTGCCTACGGGACAAACGAACGCCAGACGAGGCGACGATAGCAGCACTTTCTGTTGTGCGTACAAGTATCAACTAGTCATAATGTTTcctatataaaaaaaaaaacctttgcCAGGGCTTTTAGTCTCCGATTGTATGCTCTGATCATTCTATCTCTGCCCTCATCTACCAGCATAGCTCATCTTCTCTCTCACATACACCttgctctcttttcttt
The sequence above is a segment of the Anopheles darlingi chromosome 2, idAnoDarlMG_H_01, whole genome shotgun sequence genome. Coding sequences within it:
- the LOC125952428 gene encoding CCHC-type zinc finger nucleic acid binding protein; translated protein: MMSTNTCFKCDRPGHYARDCQNVGGGGPGRGVGGPRDRRDFGRREKCYKCNQMGHFARDCKEDLDRCYRCNGSGHIARDCSLSPDDSCCYNCNQSGHLARNCPEKSDRDMNVSCYNCNKSGHISRNCPSGDKSCYSCGKIGHLSRDCTENKGRD